Sequence from the Macadamia integrifolia cultivar HAES 741 unplaced genomic scaffold, SCU_Mint_v3 scaffold1718, whole genome shotgun sequence genome:
TCTAAAACTATTCCCAAATTCTAAACCCCCACCCTTCTTCACACCCTTTAAACCACTCTCTGTTTCTACAGAAATAACAGGTAATGGCTCTGGTAAGCTGCTTAACTTAAAGCTTCTACGGCCACCCGAGGTAGGCTTTACCTCACAACCAGAATCGTTCTTCTCTCCTGACTCTGAAACCGTATCTCCATTACAAAAGGGGACGCCACCATTAATGCCGGCTGGCTCATCAAGACTAGTCCTGAAACCACTGACAGACCTGGATCTAGACATACCCATGTAATTGAAAATCCACATTTCACCTTTATCTTCGGAAACCCCAGTGATTTTCTCTGAAATCTCGagacccttttcttttttcttcctgaaAAACCTCCTAAACTTCCAAAGACCACTCTTTTGGACATCAATGGAGCTGCTGCTACTCCTCTTGAGAAGAACAACAGATTCAGACTTTTCATCACAGACAGGCTTCGAATTAGAACGTAATAAGTCAGCCTTCTCGTTCTCAATGAGGAAGGAAACCCGGCCGACACTACCAACCTCGACGGTACAAGAATTGCGATAGGAAGATATGTCGGAGCAGGAGCAAGAGGAGAGACGTTGTTCTCCACAGTCGGAGCAGACGAGCTTTATCAATCGGTCCTTGAGACAGTAAGCGCAGATTCCAGCtgaagaggaggaagatggGTGTTTTCTGCAGGGAACGTCCGATGAAGAATAGTCTGAAAACCAATTACCCCCACTGACTTGCACAGCTTTGCCTCTGTCTTTCATGGTTTCTTCTGCTTTCTTTACTTTCCCAAATTGGGTTTTGCAAAGACCAGGAAAACTTTAAAGAGGATATCAAGGGTGATAGGCTGATAgcagagagagcgagagagagagagcaggaaAAGCTAATTGAGGGATGAAATCACTACAGAAGGAGAGGGCAAAAGAAAGGAAGCGAGATTGGGTGTGAATGTGAAAGTGCAGACATGATCATCAAAAGACATTTTAAAAAGCATATACATAtgataaggagagagagagagagagagacgtaaGGTGATCTTGAGTCGTCACCTTTACGTTTCCAGGACAGTTATGACGAGTGATGAGAGGCGCAGGCGCGATATAAAAACGAAAGGAGCAGGCGCGATATAAATTGTCTGCAGGGCGGAATTGAGTGAAAGAATGGACAAATCCGTAATTAAAGACTCCTCCTTTAACCACTACCTCGGCCAAAGATTTTCATATTTGGCTCTCTCCTTTTCCccagtgagtgagagagagagagagagagagaggacaataGACCACCGGCTATAGAGACTAGTTTGCTAGAGAGTAGAGATCGAGTCTTAGAAGGCTCATTGATATGGATTAGTTTTTTCttcataaattagaaaaaaaaaccttgtcaATCTCGCATAGAAAATATTGGAAATGTTCATAGAAAGCAAGCGTGAAATGACAGTGTTGCCGCAACTCTTGTGTATGTAAAATAAATGCATTGTTGCAACCTTTGTGTGTCTGAACTGATTGCATTGCTGTAACCCTTATGTGCGTGAAATGATTGTGTTGCCCCGACCCTTGTGTGCATGACATGACTCGATTGCTACAATCCTCGTATGCGTTGAAAATGCTCTCATTCCCTATGCTCTCATTGATATGTGCGTCTAAGTGTTTCCTACCCCAAACTAACAATCTTTacctaaaaaatatacaatttttGGCAAGGTTAATTTGGTACATAGTCATATCCATTCAACAATTGAAAGCATAACACCATATACGATCTTACAAAAAACCCTTTTCCTTTAACTGGGATTTTtatgcaaaaaagaaaatatggaGAAGTTCACCGTATGAAAAGGGTGATGAGATGTCAAGTCTACGTACaccttcctttttttgtttctataaatACCTCTTTTCATCCTTTAAATGTAATTAAATGGGACAGATATTAACACTTCACACATATATGCATATGGAAGATCTTGATTCAATAGATTGAGGAATACCAGCATTCTCAATCTCACCACTCACGGCCTTAAACttccaccttttttttaattttccgGCGGCCTCAACAATCAACTTCTAAACTCTTCCCCACCGTCACCGTACCGGCCATCTCCGTAGTTCACCCtggatttgattttgatgtatTTGTAGATGCAAGCAGGAATTAGTACTCATTTCTGTTCTTCAGCTACCAAAATAATACAAATTCTCTGCATTCATCGGCTCTTTTCCATACTCACGgcacttttttttcccctattttaaTAAGATTCGATTCGATTCTCACTGCACAAGCACTGGTTGCTCACTTGGTCCCGACCCAAGTGTCAGAAATGACCCCACTTTTGACACCTTTGTCCCGCATAGTTTTTTGCATTCATCACGCAAGATCTAACCTTCTTTTTATAACAAGATCACCAGCCATGACCCCACttggatttctttcttttccatcaTGGTCTATATaaccattggattggaataTTTTTCCTTACATATTTTCTGCCATTGATCGGGAAACTAACCTGACGTGTTACAGAGGGAAAAAGATAATTTTATCGATGATTCTGATCTTTTCTGTCTGTGATCTTGTCTGGTTTCTCTTACCAAAAGAACCTGTCCGGTTTCTGTAGGGAAAAAGGACAATTGGTTAATATGCTGTCAAATCAAGGGTATAAACGTCACACGACACTGGATCTTTGCAAGTAAGGATGTCAAGTCAAGGGCCGGCAGGGCAGCCCGACCGATTAAAGGGTGAATCGGCATGGTCTGACTAATAAACATTTCATCTTCTAATCTAACCCGATTATAATTGATCATTTTTCATGCATAAGTGCTTCTTAATGTGCGTCCAATTGGGATCGATCTATTAATAACTTACTTCAACCTGACATCTTTAAAGCTCCATATAATTCAAATAACGTTGGTTTAGAGCCTCCCACATTTAAagtttaattataatttatttagAAATAAATGTGTTATTAGCTCATTTAAAATCCATGTAAGACCCTTTCTAACCCGATTAAAGACCAAGCTCGATcaaccatttataaataaaataatacttAGGCACTTTTGACAATGTTTAGTTTCTGCcgtttttacatttttttgttcccagaaacggagaaacatgccaaaaaatgtttgataaagttgttccgtttcacctgtttctagaaacataaatcaaaatttatgcctatttacaattctagaaacgactttgacgaaacaagtcggacttgtttcgtcgtttctataaacgaatttgagagaaaaaaaaaaaaNNNNNNNNNNNNNNNNNNNNNNNNNNNNNNNNNNNNNNNNNNNNNNNNNNNNNNNNNNNNNNNNNNNNNNNNNNNNNNNNNNNNNNNNNNNNNNNNNNNNNNNNNNNNNNNNNNNNNNNNNNNNNNNNNNNNNNNNNNNNNNNNNNNNNNNNNNNNNNNNNNNNNNNNNNNNNNNNNNNNNNNNNNNNNNNNNNNNNNNNNNNNNNNNNNNNNNNNNNNNNNNNNNNNNNNNNNNNNNNNNNNNNNNNNNNNNNNNNNNNNNNNNNNNNNNNNNNNNNNNNNNNNNNNNNNNNNNNNNNNNNNNNNNNNNNNNNNNNNNNNNNNNNNNNNNNNNNNNNNNNNNNNNNNNNNNNNNNNNNNNNNNNNNNNNNNNNNNNNNNNNNNNNNNNNNNNNNNNNNNNNNNNNNNNNNNNNNNNNNNNNNNNNNNNNNNNNNNNNNNNNNNNNNNNNNNNNNNNNNNNNNNNNNNNNNNNNNNNNNNNNNNNNNNNNNNNNNNNNNNNNNNNNNNNNNNNNNNNNNNNNNNNNNNNNNNNNNNNNNNNNNNNNNNNNNNNNNNNNNNNNNNNNNNNNNNNNNNNNNNNNNNNNNNNNNNNNNNNNNNNNNNNNNNNNNNNNNNNNNNNNNNNNNNNNNNNNNNNNNNNNNNNNNNNNNNNNNNNNNNNNNNNNNNNNNNNNNNNNNNNNNNNNNNNNNNNNNNNNNNNNNNNNNNNNNNNNNNNNNNNNNNNNNNNNNNNNNNNNNNNNNNNNNNNNNNNNNNNNNNNNNNNNNNNNNNNNNNNNNNNNNNNNNNNNNNNNNNNNNNNNNNNNNNNNNNNNNNNNNNNNNNNNNNNNNNNNNNNNNNNNNNNNNNNNNNNNNNNNNNNNNNNNNNNNNNNNNNNNNNNNNNNNNNNNNNNNNNNNNNNNNNNNNNNNNNNNNNNNNNNNNNNNNNNNNNNNNNNNNNNNNNNNNNNNNNNNNNNNNNNNNNNNNNNNNNNNNNNNNNNNNNNNNNNNNNNNNNNNNNNNNNNNNNNNNNNNNggaaaaaaaaatgatataatctACTAGGTTTGCTTGTCTTGGTGCCTTATCCTTCCATGCCAACTAAAGGTCGCCACGCCACGCCACGCCCGCATGAGTGGACCGTAATGAGAGCTGAATTATTAGAAACTTATTCACAATAAAAAGCgttaattaataaatgaaataatataAACTGGTAAAAGGTCCTAAAGTTATGGTTTGGGGCGAGACATTCAACGCCATGTGGCTGTGGAAGATTGGATGACGCTTTTGCCTTTCGGTAACGGCTGAAAAAATGATAATCTGTTTATGtgatgggaagagagagagtgattatATGATGAAATTGTAGGTAGGTTACGGATTTGGGTTACAGTAATGATGAAGGTGGGTGCAGCGATGTCGTGACTCGTGACGTTGTGTCGTGGCCGGTGACGAACTTTGACCTTAAAAAGTTAAGGGTACAATTGGTAGATCCcgatgctctctctctctctctctctctctctctctctctcatacatgtCCATAGCATGCTTTGCTTTGCGATTGCCAATTTGTTATGATTCCGAAGACTGAATTAGTCAGACAAAGTGACAAAACGGATAGCTGGattcttttgagagagagagacagagagagagagaggttgattGCATTTCAATTTCTTTGGGAGCAACTGCGCTTTGAGACTTGGAAGTTTGTGTTGCTATGAGTGAAGGGCTTGAATTTGCAGTTTGGCGTTTTGGATGTATAACTTGTTATAGACGCAAAGTTCTTGAGCTGAGTTTTTTGAAGATGGTGTCAATCGATTGCTTCGGTTGGTCTTGGTCAACTCTAATTGTGTTTGATTAACTTCAAGTTTTGGATCGTGGATGTCTGTTAAGTTAAATGTATCTAGTTTTAATGGACATTatggctccgtttggtatcgttctaaaaaatcgtttctggagttttttcgttctattggaacgaaaaaacagaatcttctgtttggtgcacttatggtccgtttctgtttttttggaacaaaaagtgaaaaaaaaaactaaaaaaacgagattggacggccGTCTTCCCaatttcgttccattttacaaaaaaaaaaaaataaataaataaaataaaataaaaaattctcgataagaatctgaaattttgaaacaccattttttcgtttaaaaactgcgttttgacacagaaactgcaattttcgtttttgacacgaaacggcgtttctggaacagaaacgataccaaacgggccctataAGTTTACATTTGATCAACCCAAGgggtagcatagttggtgagcaaaGAACTTAGTATAAGTTCTAAATTTAGACgtcttaagttcgactcccagTAGGTACACTTTGGGCCACTCATACAGGGTATTTTGGGTTATAATCAAGTTCTCATAAATGGGACTTAGTTGAGTTTTACTTCGATTCAACTTTAAAAGAGACATTGATCGGGCTCCAAACTAGCTTTCCTTAAAATTTGTCTCTTAAGTGGGCTAGAAGACCCAAAAATATTACAATCCACTCTTTATCTTAGCTTACGTGTCATATTTCTCTTTTTGACCATTTTACTCAATccattattccattttttttaagcTCATTCAATCAATACAAGATTTTTTCCTTGACAAATTAAACCCCCACCCCCATCAATTCTTAGTACGTGATCCTTTTTATCATAAATGTAAATTAAGAAGCAAAAAGCTTGAACAACGAAAAGAGAATTTCAATTTGAACAGTAATTCATTATAGTGAAGGTTGCGTAAATCTTTGATAGACAAAAAGAAGGGTATGAAATTATGgttgttacaatttacaaagcAATGTCAGGGTAAACAAGTTGGGCACAATCGAACTTGTAATCAGTTGGCTCGATCAAGTGCCTATCGTTCACATCACTACACCGTGAatgcccatttaataaatgggttAGACTttagcccgac
This genomic interval carries:
- the LOC122064701 gene encoding uncharacterized protein LOC122064701, whose protein sequence is MKDRGKAVQVSGGNWFSDYSSSDVPCRKHPSSSSSAGICAYCLKDRLIKLVCSDCGEQRLSSCSCSDISSYRNSCTVEVGSVGRVSFLIENEKADLLRSNSKPVCDEKSESVVLLKRSSSSSIDVQKSGLWKFRRFFRKKKEKGLEISEKITGVSEDKGEMWIFNYMGMSRSRSVSGFRTSLDEPAGINGGVPFCNGDTVSESGEKNDSGCEVKPTSGGRRSFKLSSLPEPLPVISVETESGLKGVKKGGGLEFGNSFRAINSRSSCPVAAEADFSGLDDSGFIDLKLGSSSELKAELSGLKMGGCFSESEHGFSSAGPGQFSKHGSRSFHYSRGDELWSNGGSCRITVNEKEIKKRNKSLKVWRWVFRHH